A segment of the Ochotona princeps isolate mOchPri1 chromosome 16, mOchPri1.hap1, whole genome shotgun sequence genome:
CCATCTCACACCTCACAAAGCAACACACAGCCGTGGGGAAGGGTCTTCCCTTGACCACGCAGCCTGCCCATTGGAGGTGCAGCAGAGCAGGGGACAGAGTGCTGGGCCCCAAGGCTCGGCTCGGTCGGAAGGTCACCCTGAGCTAAAACACGTGCTTCCTGGCAGCGGGTGGGCCCCACCCAGCCAACAGGGCCAGTGTCATGCTGTGTGCAGGTCCCAGGGGAGACCAGGGCTCTAAAGACCCACAGGTGCGAGGCAGAGGGAATGCGTGTATGTCGAGGGAGTAAGGCCGGGCTGTGGGCCAGGCGGGAGAGGCGAGGCTGGGGACAGAGGCCAGCTGCTAGGATGGGCCCAGGGCCTGACACAGACCTGAGGGCAGAGCCGGATCAGGGACGGAGGCCTGGGTGACCTCCTCCGGGGCTACCACCAGCTCCAGCGCTTCACTGTGGTCAGACCAGCCATGTGAAGTAAGGTAGACACAGTGGTACCGCCCGGCCATGCTGGCCTCCACTGGGCCCATGGGGAACCGCGTCTCGGTCTGGTCGGGTGAAGTGCTCCTCTCATCCTTTACCCTGATTCCCTCTTTCACCAGGCGGAAGAGTCTGAACGTTTCAGGGCTCCGGCACACGAAGGTCATGTTCTGCCCCAGGGGGATGGTCAGCCCCGGCTCGGCGGAGATGGACGGCTTGGGCCAGGCCCCTGGAGGAAGCAGACGGGAGCTCAGTGCCCACTTGCAGGAAGCCACCCGTCCCTGCTGTGGGGGCAGATGGGAAGTCACACAGACGTGACCCTGCTGCCTCCACAGCCATACCCACTTCCTCCTTGGAATTGGAgtgtgcttttccaggtgcagttGGGAAGCCCTGGATCACCCTTGTACAGCTGCAAGTCCGTGTGCAGGCCAGCAGGACACAGCTTTGCTGCGGACAGTCCCAGGATGGGAACTTGAAAGGGCAGCAGCTTCGCCTGGAGGGTCTGCCTTTCCTTGTCTTCCAGCCTGGACACAGAGGTGGCAGCCGGAGCAACAGCAGCCACTTTGTATCACCTCAATACTGGCAGCCAGGAGATTCTGCACCTGCTGGAGTGGCTGTGTGGCCTCAGTGGAGTCTGATCAGGGAGGGGGGTGTCTACCAGGAGATGTACAAGCATGTGAGATTTGGTGGTAAAATCTACAGGATGTGACAACTAACTCAAGATGGGGGCAAGGCGAGGGGAAAGCAAGGGTGTGTGGCCTAGGTAGATGACCCAGGAGGAAGTGACGGCGGAACGGTTTGTGGGGCAGTAGCCACTGGCCCATCTGTAACTATTGCCCCGGGCTGCAAGCGCTGGGATCTTACAGACACAACTCACCCATCTGGAAGCGGACGGTCTGGCCCAGGCAGAGTACTGGAAGAGATGCCGCGGTGAGGAAAAGGCCCGCCTCCCACTTTCTCTAAACTGGGGGGTCGGGGTCTGATGCTGGCTGTCTgccacccccaccaccccactcagcgtgacccaggaaagcagttgccTTTCTCTGGAGCGGGAACCAGGCTGGCCAGACGCAGCGCCTCCCGACCACACCTGCCGCATCATCGACCCCCACCACACACTGGACGCTCCCTCTCCGCCCACCTCCCCCCAGACCCCTGCTGGCTGAGGCTCAGTGGTGCCTACAGGGGAGCCCCAGCCCGGGGACAGCACATCCTGGACCAGAagcagggcctggggctgcccaTTTCCCCCCGTTTGGCGTCTCATGGATCCCTGATACACACACGCCTGGACTCACCAAGGCCGAGAAGCGTGGAACGGGGGGCCATGGTCCTCCCTCTCAGCCTAATCTGTGGTCGCTGATGGAGGATGAGGCTTGAGGAGGAAGCGTGTAGAAGGAACCAACAGGGCCTCCTCTCAGGGCTGGTCACCCAGCGCCCACAGGAAGTGAGgtggtccaggcccagccccgACTCCAGTGTCCTCCACGGGAGCTCCAGGAAAGCCCTGGTCTCCGCAAAGTGTTGCTAACCAGGGTGAACTCAGGGCCAGACCGAACCCGCAGTGTTAACTTGAGCTAGACACATAGACTGCTTGGAAAATACGTGCTTGCATACAAacgtgtacatgtgtgtactcAGACCCACACATCGGAGGACAGATCACTCATGGATATAAATGGTGAGCTATGGATCCGTGGGCACATTGGTACGTGGGTAGATGCGTGGAGGACTGACGGATGGTGGGTGGGGAGTACAAATCCTCCTGACGCCTCTGGGGGCCGCACCTGCAGGGCACAGCACACAGTGAGAGGACACAGTGCTGCcttcttttattgttatttttgatgatttgtacatggttgatcagggtgcaGAGGGTCAGGGGCtccaggaaagtgggtgagaccaacatttccacattctctctctcttttttttaatcttcctgtatctgggggggaaaggggagacaaggggagaagccacacccagcctcccacccgcctccgtatcctgggatggaggacagccacctgatgccatcccagggtccctgacgtggggcacGCTccaaggtcctgctcaagaggtttagatagttcaacagttctgaatcatTGCTGATCTCGCCActtcaagcacgatgaaatcctTCCAGAATCCAGTGGTTGATatagttcactttagagtctccgtttgcccagttattcactgccaactcttggctggagaggttaatcaatttgttctgtcctccatcctctgttgtggtaccaggtgtcctctgcagactccaatggactgccatatcctccatgtgcacctggatatgctgtccactacttGCCAATGGGTGCCATTCTCTgactagccatgcctgccccagtcctggttctcatgcttgccagtcagaatggcaatccaagagggacgtgcccactgtttccctcctgggccactcccactcctggaccttgcactctccaggtggttctgcagtttgacagaatttgctccttgtgccagcctctgccagctgatgttgctgcaaagcccaaccaacccacacccaccctggcttGTGTATGCACCAGTAAgagcagtcaacccagcctggctttcccctgatccagctcacatgcgggtcaacaggtgttgcagccctgcctggcttggtctgctcccatcccagctctcaggctCTCCAGGGgcgtggtggtccagcaggggagccccacatAGCCTCCCTTCCAGGTTCACCCCCTCACGCtcggtctcacgtgtgctggttgaaCACTGTAGCCTGGTCTAGCATGGCCCAGCTCATCtcggcatttgtcagtgggtgctgtagcctggctgggcctggcccacccccaattccagctcacgctggtgggggctgcagtctagcccagcccagccgccccccaatcctggccctcatgtgaactggctcgTGTTGCAGCCCGACCAGACGCAACCCATACTCtcttctggtgctcggattcaccaagggatgatatgaactggcccagcctggttcgtccctgacctgagccaaacgtatgctgctgggtaccattccctggcctgctctgggctgctccctattatggttcttgtgcttacctgcagggactgtgtcctgacagaggagttgcccgagctcctccatcagaacctcgcCCAGTGCCAGATCCCGCTCACATcagtggatccatgggccagccctacttagtccacctgcTGTCCCAGTGGCCttccctgactggccttcacctaTTTCAGTTTTTACTgatggtgttacagcccagccaagcctggcccacacccagacacagctcacacttggctcagcaggggcagaaacctagcccagccagccctacACCCACTcaggttctcatgagcaccagtggtgctgtagcctggcccagtctggtgcaccccagcaCAGTCcgcacttgtgccaagggacactgcagccatgtccagacctgccacagcccctactctggcccagtgggaaccacaacctacccagggtgtccctttagctccccaaccaggcctgctcccagccacagatctcacacatgccagtggttgcctGACCCAGGttggcatagtccctcccctgccttggtctttgcctttggatgctgtagcctggcctggcccagccggcccccagtcccaactctcgctggaaTGTGCTGAAATCTGGCCCTgctagtctgctcccatccctggctcatggaaacctgtaggtgtgacagcctagcccagcatgacctgcttTCCAGCCTGGCCTCTGCACTTGACAGTGAGCTAAGTTAAGGTTTGCTaggccctgcctggtccgcccccttctaaaaccaacccacacacttgccaacagatggagctaccttgcccagtttGCCTGACCCTCAagtctggaccacatgctcaccagtgggagctatgaccccgCAGGGGAGCTTCCCAGGCTCCCCCACCTGGTTcagtcccagacccagatctcatatgctccagcaggtgctaggcccttgtgCGGCACAGCCTGCCCCTCCATTTTGGCCCTTGTATGGGCTGATGAATGTTGTGGCTCGgctcaccccacatcctgttttagtatgcacatgcaggtgctgcaacctggacctgcccagtctATTCACGGCCCCGCACCCGTGAGTGTTAGAGGGTTCCATaatcacacctagttcagcccatcaccaccccaactctttttttttaaatttattttatttttattagaaagtcagatatagagaggaagagagacagagaggaagatcttccatctgttgattcactccccaagcggccacagtggctggaattgagccgatccgaagccagggtatagatcctcttctgggtctcccaacatgagtgcagggtcccaaggctctgggccattcttgactgcttccccaggccacaagcagggagctggatgggaagcttccaccaggattagaactggagcccatatggtatcccggcacattcaaggtgagaactttagctgctaggctactgcaccaggtcccacCCCAactcaagctaaccagtgggaactgtattTCCAcggggttgggcccacttatcccctgcagaatctacccatggacctggttctctcgcatgctggtttgtgtcatggccctgcctaatgtgaccagtccctattctgacactcagtcaggtactgggatctagccccactagacaggccctcagccctagcttttgtgtgggctggcgTGTGGCGGTCAGCGATGCTCTgagctaacaagcccatctcaggactcccatggggGCTGGTGGATCAGTCTGTCCtgtacagatcttccagtctctctcctgcaaaccaccaggtctcagtcccctcgctcaCCTGCAAGTACGgtggccctgttgttgggagtccctcaggattcattcctttcCTACATGTATGGTGGCCTTACCCATGGAcatccctaggcagtaattcctcgcccccaagtccccagagctcatcaGCGGGCAGCCAGCGGGTGAAGCCCGGTGCTGAAAGGTGCTCTGTCCAGCTCCACAGTGCTGCTGTCCTCCCTGCGCCCTGGGCAGCTGTCCCCAGGTCAGCCATGGGGCTCTGTCCTTGCCTGTCGCAACATCCCGGGTGCCTGGCTGTGGCTCTGGGCGGGCCCGGCTCTGTCGTCTGGCTCCAGCAAGGCTTTGTTGTGAGGGGCTGTTCCGTCTCAGCCTGGGCCTAGGCTTGCCAGGTGCCCTCCTCCAGGCACACGGCCCTATCGCTGGCCTGGGTGTCTGTGAAATACACAGGTCCCTCCATCCCACCTGGCCACCTCCTTCAGCTGGCCCCAGGGTCCAGGTACTGTCCATGCATCTGTGCAGCCCCACCCTGGAGCCTCGCAGGAagctgcccagcactggccagggtgacagagggagacagagaatgtgCAAGAATCTCAGGCATGGAGCAGACAGTGGAGCAAGCAGGTGGACGGCTggaggaatcacactccactctTAACACGGAGTCCCACTATAAATCAGAGTTGGAGAGGTCGCAGAATCCCACCGGATGGAGGCTCAAAGCTGTGACCCCGGGGCCTCCACTCCCTCCCTCAGAACTGGCCAACGTTGGAGGCCCAGGAGGCCAGCTGTGGGGGCAGCTGTGGGGTCCTGCAGGCTGTGGGGCTCATTCTGGTTAAAGGCCCACAGGGCAGCTGGCTGAGCTCTTGCATTCTTCAGATGAATAAGAACATGTTGAAATCCCTGCTTCGTAACAGGCATGCGGACTTTCCCCATTATTTTGTTTGAGATCCTTTGTCAAAAAACGGCAAGTAACACTACACAAAGATAGTTTTTGTTGTTACTAAGAatgtacttttttaaagaaatgtacaGGTAGGGGTTCTTCAAGGTTCCCCtgactaggccatagcacctggAGCCAGTTCAcacgagagccagggctggggacgggACTGATCAGGCAGCTGTGCCCATTGGTACGTGGGTTGGCTGTGCAGGGGGCAGACTGAGCCTGACCCTGCACCAGCTGGCACACGTGAGAGCAAGGTCTGAGGACTTCTGAGCTCTCCCACTGACTGCTACACTGGGTCCCCGACCTCAGGGAAATCACAGACATGTGGTCTGATCCTGGAGCACGTGTTGCAGCCCTGGGCCACCTCGCAAGAAGGAGAGCACACCCAGGTAA
Coding sequences within it:
- the LOC118757685 gene encoding natural cytotoxicity triggering receptor 1-like isoform X2, with translation MTFVCRSPETFRLFRLVKEGIRVKDERSTSPDQTETRFPMGPVEASMAGRYHCVYLTSHGWSDHSEALELVVAPEEVTQASVPDPALPSVPTFWKHTVSNGIRLGLAGVVLLILAAILAEAWYSERKSQ
- the LOC118757685 gene encoding leukocyte immunoglobulin-like receptor subfamily A member 6 isoform X1; translation: MGAWPKPSISAEPGLTIPLGQNMTFVCRSPETFRLFRLVKEGIRVKDERSTSPDQTETRFPMGPVEASMAGRYHCVYLTSHGWSDHSEALELVVAPEEVTQASVPDPALPSVPTFWKHTVSNGIRLGLAGVVLLILAAILAEAWYSERKSQ